A stretch of the Acidilobus sp. 7A genome encodes the following:
- a CDS encoding hydantoinase/oxoprolinase family protein: MRVAAVDVGGTFTDVVYLDESGRLRLSKVPTTPREPERGVIDGLKAVSPEAPFEVLHATTIATNSLLGQVGLELPRTALVTTRGFRDVIEIGRQNRPQLYNLFFSRPRQLVPRELRYEVSERTLADGTVERPVDEGELERVAEDMVRRGVVSAAISFLNSYRNPSNELKAKEVLSRRLRYVTASSEVAPELREYERTSTAVVNAVLRPIVSRYLEGLWGSLSGLGASSLSVMSSAGGLVDVEEASLRPVQLIESGPAAGAIAAAALSRELEVNMAIGFDMGGTTAKASSIVNGDVEVTTEYEVGGEVHYGRVVRGSGYPVKFPFVDLAEVSAGGGTIIWRDEAGALRVGPLSAGADPGPASYGMGGDRATLTDANLALGRLPTELAGGLIRLRPELALQALSRLGDPEAVASQAVELANLEMARAIRLVTVERGLDPSEFSIIAFGGAGPQHATELAEEVGSRRVIVPPEPGLFSALGLLMADLKYEARRPFPGDLEGAFAELEGDLMKRLGRVDYFIRLLDVRYQGQGWELTIRAPQDLSPGSVREAFERAHREAYGFTLDRPVEVVAARVFAVIRRTRVSLGEAREGGEARPIAYRRTYISGSWDEVPVYRREELPKGFRVEGPAIVEEYSSTIVVPRGWRGEVGPMRAFIMRR, encoded by the coding sequence TTGCGCGTCGCCGCTGTTGACGTGGGCGGCACGTTCACTGACGTAGTCTACCTTGACGAGTCTGGGAGGCTGAGGCTCTCAAAGGTCCCAACGACGCCCAGGGAGCCGGAGAGGGGGGTCATAGACGGCCTTAAGGCTGTCTCGCCTGAGGCCCCCTTCGAGGTACTCCACGCCACCACCATAGCCACCAACTCGCTCCTGGGCCAGGTAGGCCTTGAGCTGCCCAGGACGGCCCTGGTCACCACGAGGGGCTTCAGGGACGTAATTGAGATAGGGAGGCAGAACAGGCCGCAGCTCTACAACCTCTTCTTCAGCAGGCCAAGGCAGCTGGTGCCTAGGGAGCTCAGGTACGAGGTAAGCGAGAGGACCCTGGCCGACGGCACTGTTGAGAGGCCCGTGGATGAGGGTGAGCTGGAGAGGGTCGCTGAAGACATGGTGAGGAGGGGCGTCGTCTCGGCAGCCATCTCTTTCCTGAACTCCTACCGCAACCCCTCAAACGAGCTGAAGGCCAAGGAGGTCCTCTCGCGCAGGCTCAGGTACGTGACGGCCTCCTCTGAGGTCGCCCCTGAGCTGAGGGAGTACGAGAGGACCTCAACGGCCGTGGTCAACGCTGTCCTCAGGCCAATAGTCTCAAGGTACCTCGAGGGCCTCTGGGGATCCCTTTCGGGCTTAGGGGCCTCGTCGCTGAGCGTCATGTCCAGCGCCGGGGGCCTCGTTGACGTTGAGGAGGCCTCCCTCAGGCCGGTTCAGCTGATAGAGTCAGGCCCCGCCGCGGGGGCCATAGCGGCCGCCGCCCTGTCAAGGGAGCTCGAGGTCAACATGGCCATAGGCTTCGACATGGGGGGCACGACGGCTAAGGCTAGCTCAATAGTCAACGGCGATGTCGAGGTGACGACGGAGTACGAGGTAGGGGGAGAGGTGCACTACGGCAGGGTCGTGAGGGGCTCAGGCTACCCGGTGAAGTTTCCGTTCGTCGACCTGGCGGAGGTCTCGGCGGGGGGCGGCACGATAATATGGAGGGACGAGGCAGGGGCTCTGAGGGTAGGGCCCTTAAGCGCTGGCGCCGACCCTGGGCCGGCCTCATATGGCATGGGGGGCGACAGGGCAACGCTCACTGACGCGAACCTGGCCCTGGGCAGGCTGCCGACCGAGCTGGCGGGAGGCCTCATAAGGCTCAGGCCCGAGCTGGCGCTTCAGGCCCTCTCAAGGCTAGGCGACCCAGAGGCCGTGGCCTCCCAGGCCGTTGAGCTCGCAAACCTCGAGATGGCCAGGGCCATAAGGCTTGTAACAGTTGAGAGGGGCCTCGACCCCTCGGAGTTCTCGATAATTGCCTTCGGAGGCGCCGGCCCTCAGCACGCTACTGAGCTCGCTGAGGAGGTTGGCTCAAGGAGGGTCATAGTTCCCCCTGAGCCGGGGCTCTTCAGCGCCCTTGGCCTGCTGATGGCCGACTTGAAGTACGAGGCCAGGAGGCCGTTCCCAGGAGACCTTGAGGGGGCGTTCGCCGAGCTTGAGGGCGACCTAATGAAAAGGCTGGGCCGCGTGGACTACTTCATCAGGCTCCTCGACGTGAGGTACCAGGGGCAGGGCTGGGAGCTCACGATAAGGGCGCCCCAGGATCTCAGCCCTGGGTCTGTCAGGGAGGCCTTTGAGAGGGCCCACAGGGAGGCCTACGGCTTCACCCTTGACAGGCCTGTGGAGGTCGTGGCCGCAAGGGTGTTTGCCGTGATAAGGAGGACCAGGGTCAGCCTCGGGGAGGCCAGGGAGGGGGGCGAGGCGAGGCCGATAGCGTACAGGAGGACCTACATATCGGGCTCCTGGGACGAGGTGCCCGTCTACAGGAGGGAGGAGCTGCCCAAGGGCTTCAGGGTCGAGGGGCCGGCCATCGTGGAGGAGTACAGCTCGACCATAGTTGTGCCGAGGGGCTGGAGGGGCGAGGTGGGCCCCATGAGGGCCTTCATAATGAGGAGGTGA
- a CDS encoding APC family permease has translation MSDPPTAGPTLRRSLTLLDVFMLGISGMVGSGWLFSALGAVGFMGPAAVLSWIIAGIFFSFMVFGFAELGGLFPFTGSLARYNHYTHGTLSNYMLAWAYFIGAATTISVEAVAIVEYSSEYLPWVWNSKVGVLTPVGVAITAGLILVFFAIHFLGVQVFGWFNRVVTAWKLTVPTLTVVLLMLLYFHTKNFTGAPGGFFPYGTAAVFGGMITTGIVWAYEGFRQSLEYAGETKNPQRDVPLGTLLALAVTIVLYILIELAFIGGVNWQSAGIAFGNWSGLASSSWEAHPFYSELVATGVPVLVGFAIVLLIDAVLSPLGTLATYAGSSGRNIYGMARVGYIPEFFARIHPRFKSPWVALLVSTVIAVAFLFPFPTWYAIMSISALATVYNYISVGVTNHALRRLAPDLKRPYRPPAWYLFYPLGFIAAVMLVYWSGWSLVNTVVELVVIGLPLLLLGPYRRELGLSTGAAAAIAGSLWAASAATIAAYYMVLEGWGLLGFAIYWAALSLIQVAALLVIQFIAHHPDVKGAVWIVVFNIVIGVISYTGSLGPLSQPLIPYPMDYIVMAVAAIGVYFLGVYTAYETKDLKMVKERGLPVE, from the coding sequence GTGAGCGACCCTCCCACGGCAGGGCCCACGCTTAGGAGGTCCCTTACTCTGCTTGACGTCTTTATGTTAGGCATAAGCGGCATGGTAGGCTCTGGCTGGCTCTTCTCAGCCCTAGGCGCGGTTGGCTTCATGGGGCCCGCCGCGGTGCTCTCGTGGATTATAGCGGGCATATTCTTCTCCTTCATGGTCTTCGGCTTCGCCGAGCTCGGGGGCCTCTTCCCGTTCACCGGCTCCCTGGCGAGGTACAACCACTACACCCACGGCACGCTAAGCAACTACATGCTGGCCTGGGCATACTTCATAGGGGCCGCGACGACCATCAGCGTAGAGGCAGTTGCCATAGTTGAGTACTCGAGCGAGTACCTGCCCTGGGTCTGGAACAGCAAGGTTGGGGTTCTCACCCCTGTAGGGGTTGCCATAACGGCCGGCCTCATACTTGTGTTCTTCGCCATCCACTTCCTCGGGGTGCAGGTCTTTGGCTGGTTCAACAGGGTTGTCACGGCCTGGAAGCTCACGGTGCCGACTCTCACCGTGGTACTCCTGATGCTGCTCTACTTCCACACGAAGAACTTCACAGGCGCCCCAGGGGGCTTCTTCCCCTACGGCACCGCGGCTGTCTTCGGCGGCATGATAACGACTGGCATAGTCTGGGCGTACGAGGGCTTCAGGCAGAGCCTTGAGTACGCCGGCGAGACGAAGAACCCGCAGAGGGACGTGCCGCTTGGCACCCTCCTTGCGCTGGCCGTTACCATAGTCCTCTACATCCTCATAGAGCTGGCCTTCATAGGCGGCGTAAACTGGCAGAGCGCTGGTATTGCCTTCGGCAACTGGAGCGGCCTGGCGAGCAGCTCCTGGGAGGCGCACCCGTTCTACTCTGAGCTCGTGGCCACCGGGGTCCCTGTGCTCGTGGGCTTTGCCATAGTGCTCCTCATAGACGCCGTCCTCTCGCCGCTCGGCACCCTCGCCACTTACGCGGGCTCGAGCGGCAGGAACATATACGGCATGGCAAGGGTGGGCTACATACCTGAATTCTTCGCAAGGATTCACCCGAGGTTCAAGAGCCCCTGGGTGGCCCTCCTGGTGTCAACAGTCATAGCAGTGGCGTTCCTATTTCCCTTCCCGACCTGGTATGCCATAATGTCTATCTCTGCCCTCGCGACGGTCTACAACTACATCTCGGTTGGCGTCACGAACCACGCCCTGAGGAGGCTGGCGCCTGACCTCAAGAGGCCCTACAGGCCGCCGGCCTGGTACTTGTTCTACCCGCTGGGGTTCATAGCCGCGGTCATGCTGGTCTACTGGTCGGGCTGGAGCCTGGTCAACACCGTGGTGGAGCTTGTAGTGATCGGCCTGCCCCTCCTCCTGCTGGGCCCCTACAGGAGGGAGCTCGGGCTCTCAACTGGGGCGGCCGCGGCCATCGCCGGCTCCCTCTGGGCGGCCTCAGCAGCAACAATAGCCGCCTACTACATGGTCCTTGAAGGCTGGGGCCTGCTGGGCTTCGCAATATACTGGGCCGCCCTGTCCCTGATACAGGTCGCGGCCCTGCTGGTCATACAGTTCATAGCACATCACCCCGACGTCAAGGGCGCCGTGTGGATAGTTGTCTTCAACATAGTCATTGGCGTAATATCATATACAGGCTCCCTCGGCCCCCTGTCGCAGCCCCTAATACCTTACCCCATGGACTACATAGTCATGGCTGTCGCTGCCATCGGCGTCTACTTCCTCGGGGTCTACACTGCCTATGAGACCAAGGACTTGAAGATGGTGAAGGAGAGGGGGCTGCCCGTTGAGTGA
- a CDS encoding Glu/Leu/Phe/Val dehydrogenase, with protein MAQRVSYFEWMLQVLERAIKMDNLPYELYKVLSRPERVLTVSIPVRMDDGRLEVFEGYRVQYSSALGPYKGGIRFHPEVDLDTDKALALGMTLKNALNNLPYGGGKGAVKVDPKRLSKGELERLSRGYARAIAPLIGDQVDIPAPDVGTTPEIMAWMVDEYSRIRGYNVPGVFTAKPPELWGNPVREYSTGYGVVVAARAAAERYMGGLQGLRVSVHGFGNVGQYSALFAQRQGAKVVAVSDTSGTVYDPNGIDVELAMKVKAQTGKVINYPKGEKIYDPMASLFVDAEVLMPSAIENVITKDNASKVRAKLVVEGANGPTTPEAEAELYKRGSIVVPDISANAGGVVMSYLEWVENLQWYWWDEEETLKRLDAIMTSNVKRLIDRYESLKSTNPSATMRDAAFILALERVYRAMKARGWL; from the coding sequence TTGGCCCAGAGGGTCAGCTACTTTGAGTGGATGTTACAGGTGCTCGAGAGGGCCATAAAGATGGACAACTTGCCCTACGAGCTCTACAAGGTGCTGAGCAGGCCTGAGAGGGTGCTGACGGTCAGCATACCAGTCAGGATGGACGACGGGAGGCTGGAGGTCTTCGAGGGCTACAGGGTCCAGTACAGCAGCGCCCTGGGCCCCTACAAGGGGGGCATAAGGTTCCACCCAGAGGTCGACCTGGATACTGACAAGGCCCTCGCCCTGGGCATGACATTGAAGAACGCCCTCAACAACCTGCCGTACGGCGGCGGCAAGGGGGCCGTTAAGGTAGACCCCAAGAGGCTCTCCAAGGGGGAGCTGGAGAGGCTGAGCAGGGGCTACGCCAGGGCCATAGCCCCCCTCATAGGGGACCAGGTTGACATACCTGCCCCGGACGTCGGCACAACGCCCGAGATAATGGCTTGGATGGTCGACGAGTACTCAAGGATCAGGGGCTACAACGTGCCCGGGGTCTTCACGGCCAAGCCGCCGGAGCTCTGGGGCAACCCCGTTAGGGAGTACTCGACAGGCTACGGCGTCGTCGTGGCCGCCAGGGCGGCGGCCGAGAGGTACATGGGAGGCCTGCAGGGCCTCAGGGTGTCAGTCCACGGCTTCGGCAACGTGGGCCAGTACTCAGCCCTGTTCGCCCAGAGGCAGGGAGCCAAGGTAGTCGCGGTGAGCGACACCTCAGGCACGGTGTACGACCCCAACGGCATCGATGTGGAGCTGGCCATGAAGGTCAAGGCCCAGACGGGGAAGGTGATAAACTACCCAAAGGGGGAGAAGATATATGACCCCATGGCCTCCCTCTTCGTTGACGCCGAGGTCCTGATGCCGTCGGCCATAGAGAACGTGATAACTAAGGACAACGCGTCAAAGGTCAGGGCTAAGCTCGTAGTGGAGGGCGCCAACGGGCCGACGACGCCTGAGGCGGAGGCCGAGCTCTACAAGAGGGGCTCCATAGTGGTGCCGGACATCTCGGCCAACGCCGGCGGCGTCGTTATGTCGTACCTTGAGTGGGTCGAGAACCTGCAGTGGTACTGGTGGGACGAGGAGGAGACCCTGAAGAGGCTTGACGCAATAATGACCTCAAACGTTAAGAGGCTCATAGACAGGTACGAGTCCCTCAAGTCGACCAACCCCTCGGCCACCATGAGGGACGCGGCCTTCATACTGGCCCTCGAGAGGGTCTACAGGGCCATGAAGGCCAGAGGATGGCTCTAA
- a CDS encoding hydantoinase B/oxoprolinase family protein: MTSWEVVHRATAFIAEEMGVALRRSALSPNIRERADHSCAVVDPEGNVVAQAEHIPVHLGSLRVGVKNLLKVMEKEGIELEEGDMLFSNDPYITGTHLNDVTVMAPVYLNGRLVAYVVNKAHHVDVGGPAFGSINPQASTIYEEGLIIPPTKLVEGGTIRKDVVRLYLANVKAPEAAEGDLSAQVAANLTGVARVRELIGRYGLDQVTSGWRRSIEYARELVRRELEGWPRGTFEASDVLEVGPSEGDDVTIGARVTIGEVVRVELSAPPQVQRPLNAVFGVTYAASSFAIRSLMRSEVPVNEGLYSMINVLAPEGSMLNARPPAPVAGGNLETSQRIVDVILRALSSAMPDRVPAASSGTMMNVMIGGVDPRTGRTWAYYETIGGGSGARPNGDGVSAVHTNMTNTMNTPIEVAEASYPIVFTSYRVRDGSGGKGKYRGGDGIVRSFRVTAPARLSIMASRFRHRPWGIASGSPGEPARVKVVRADGRVEEVVPTVTLELGPGDEVIIETPGGGGYGPEEA, encoded by the coding sequence TTGACCTCATGGGAAGTGGTCCATAGGGCCACGGCCTTCATAGCCGAGGAGATGGGGGTAGCTCTCAGGAGGTCAGCCCTCTCCCCCAACATAAGGGAGAGGGCCGACCACAGCTGCGCCGTGGTAGACCCAGAGGGCAACGTAGTCGCCCAGGCGGAGCACATACCTGTCCACCTCGGCTCCCTGAGGGTTGGCGTCAAGAACCTCCTAAAGGTCATGGAGAAGGAGGGAATTGAGCTCGAGGAGGGGGACATGCTGTTCTCGAACGACCCCTACATAACTGGGACCCACCTTAACGACGTAACCGTGATGGCGCCAGTTTACCTTAACGGCAGGCTAGTGGCGTACGTGGTCAACAAGGCGCACCACGTAGACGTCGGCGGCCCCGCCTTCGGCAGCATAAACCCCCAGGCCTCAACAATATATGAGGAAGGCCTCATCATACCCCCAACTAAGCTCGTCGAGGGAGGCACCATAAGGAAGGACGTCGTGAGGCTCTACCTAGCTAACGTGAAGGCCCCTGAGGCGGCGGAGGGCGACCTGAGCGCCCAGGTGGCGGCTAACCTAACTGGAGTCGCCAGGGTGAGGGAGCTCATAGGGAGGTACGGCCTTGACCAGGTGACCTCAGGCTGGAGGAGGTCCATTGAGTACGCCAGGGAGCTCGTCAGGAGGGAGCTTGAGGGCTGGCCAAGGGGGACCTTCGAGGCCTCTGACGTCCTTGAGGTTGGCCCATCAGAGGGCGATGACGTAACGATAGGCGCTAGGGTCACTATAGGCGAGGTGGTCAGGGTTGAGCTCAGCGCCCCGCCCCAGGTCCAGAGGCCCCTGAACGCCGTCTTCGGCGTGACCTACGCCGCCTCCTCCTTCGCCATTAGGTCGCTCATGAGGTCCGAGGTCCCGGTCAACGAGGGCCTCTACTCAATGATTAACGTCCTCGCCCCAGAGGGCTCCATGCTTAACGCCAGGCCGCCTGCCCCCGTCGCGGGAGGCAACCTCGAGACGAGCCAGAGGATAGTTGACGTGATCCTGAGGGCGCTCTCAAGCGCGATGCCCGACAGGGTCCCGGCGGCCTCTTCTGGCACCATGATGAACGTGATGATAGGAGGGGTGGACCCAAGGACAGGCAGGACCTGGGCCTACTACGAGACCATCGGCGGAGGCTCGGGGGCAAGGCCTAACGGGGACGGCGTCTCGGCCGTCCACACGAACATGACGAACACCATGAACACTCCCATTGAGGTGGCGGAGGCCTCATACCCCATCGTGTTCACGTCGTACAGGGTGAGGGATGGCAGCGGGGGCAAAGGGAAGTACAGGGGAGGGGACGGCATAGTTAGGTCGTTCAGGGTGACGGCGCCGGCCAGGCTCTCGATAATGGCCAGCAGGTTCAGGCACAGGCCATGGGGGATCGCCAGTGGCTCGCCTGGGGAGCCCGCCAGGGTGAAAGTGGTTAGGGCTGACGGCAGGGTCGAGGAGGTGGTGCCCACAGTGACCCTGGAGCTGGGGCCTGGCGACGAGGTGATAATAGAGACCCCAGGGGGCGGCGGCTACGGCCCCGAAGAGGCATAA
- a CDS encoding ABC transporter substrate-binding protein, protein MSPPAPSTYTAIAGQPLELSVGSFTASPGSYVLFYVGNGSVVNSTSGYATVVYRHPGRYLVYYAIYYKGRLVGSSQGNLIQITVAPPQLNESFAQLITVPIVAPSTFVANVDQPVSLSAGFLQPPSGANMTIDKYVWDLGNGTVTAVPSVNGTGYAEQVALTGSGNVSYLEPKVNPVTAMYARPGLYTVCLTIVTENVSSGATYNYTSCYTIAVSSRAEPFSLFSPQASVPDPGTIIAAENVPGGPFSFDPAIAYDTTSFEVIDNIFASLLLYDGPYTTEFIPMAAEYLPTVGNWSNVTARYEYGAISPNYTVYVFKVRPGLRAANGDPITAYDVWYSLVRDLLLAGGAPATRGWILAQYLIPNYTPFTFIVTSPNDTQGAEEIVDAITYSNTTDTVTFHLIRPVAPQVFFTALAEAWGPGILDAKWLEEVGDGINFTGLYDHNYTQLAEAFYQYEQTANEWDYNEQVRWDPMATGPYYIAAYAPGQSIVLKPNPYWPTNITYVPRPNDTIVIYWVKDPVTAYETFASGQADIVVSLPDSFIPKLLQLESEGEAKVYESPSLLEEFFGFDLQVNETLLHQLNPSFNIPSWYFANPLVREAFAYAFNYTQYINDIVGNAKYHFNFGSPYCGAIIRGLDIYIPPSELTGCPTFNLTYAKWLLEESGFYNISVYFPIVIQSGDTTDYTAAEMWAQALHNIDPNINAVPLYLPWPLMLSYWVPDLNPMAIWNSGYVADYPLASDMMNAQYTGMVWADPDGWNVTYLENLSAYFNASKISWPGLSPSLEPQIGKLLWQEAMEYQELQDLMAEADGVELTNATASIHLFRQAEDLAVQLYFYVYTIQPNSYWVVKPYMAGYLGTVTWEENPMIAGGNDNIFWWWVKA, encoded by the coding sequence ATGAGCCCGCCGGCGCCCAGCACATACACAGCGATAGCCGGGCAGCCCCTGGAGCTGTCCGTGGGCTCATTTACAGCTTCCCCGGGCAGCTACGTGCTCTTCTACGTTGGCAACGGCTCTGTGGTCAACTCCACGAGCGGCTACGCAACGGTGGTCTACAGGCACCCTGGCAGGTACCTCGTCTACTACGCCATCTACTACAAGGGCAGGCTTGTCGGCAGCTCCCAGGGCAACCTTATACAGATAACTGTGGCGCCGCCTCAGCTCAACGAGAGCTTCGCCCAGCTCATAACTGTGCCTATCGTGGCGCCCTCTACCTTCGTGGCTAACGTGGACCAGCCGGTCAGCCTCAGCGCGGGCTTCCTCCAGCCGCCGTCGGGGGCCAACATGACTATAGATAAATACGTGTGGGACCTCGGCAACGGCACCGTCACAGCTGTGCCCTCGGTCAACGGCACAGGCTACGCCGAGCAGGTGGCCCTGACGGGCTCAGGCAACGTGAGCTACCTGGAGCCCAAGGTCAACCCTGTTACTGCCATGTATGCTAGGCCTGGCCTTTACACGGTCTGCCTCACCATAGTTACTGAGAACGTCAGCAGCGGCGCGACCTACAACTACACGTCCTGTTACACCATAGCCGTGAGCTCCCGGGCTGAGCCGTTCTCGCTGTTCAGCCCCCAGGCGTCGGTGCCGGACCCGGGCACAATAATAGCGGCCGAGAACGTGCCTGGAGGGCCGTTTAGCTTCGACCCGGCGATAGCCTACGACACCACAAGCTTTGAGGTCATAGATAACATCTTCGCCTCCCTCCTGCTCTACGATGGCCCCTACACGACTGAGTTCATACCCATGGCGGCCGAGTACCTGCCCACGGTGGGCAACTGGAGCAACGTGACCGCAAGGTACGAGTACGGCGCAATATCGCCTAACTACACAGTGTACGTGTTCAAGGTGAGGCCCGGCCTCAGGGCGGCAAACGGCGACCCGATAACAGCTTATGACGTGTGGTACAGCCTAGTGAGGGACCTGCTGCTCGCAGGGGGCGCGCCAGCGACGAGGGGCTGGATACTGGCCCAGTACCTCATACCGAACTACACGCCGTTCACGTTCATAGTTACGTCGCCCAATGACACCCAGGGGGCTGAGGAGATAGTGGACGCCATAACATACAGTAACACGACGGACACCGTGACTTTCCACCTAATTAGGCCGGTGGCCCCTCAGGTGTTCTTCACAGCCCTCGCCGAGGCCTGGGGGCCAGGCATACTTGACGCAAAGTGGCTTGAGGAGGTTGGAGACGGCATAAACTTCACGGGCCTCTACGACCACAACTACACCCAGCTGGCCGAGGCCTTCTACCAGTACGAGCAGACGGCCAACGAGTGGGACTACAACGAGCAGGTCAGGTGGGACCCCATGGCGACGGGGCCCTACTACATAGCGGCCTACGCTCCAGGCCAGAGCATAGTCCTCAAGCCGAACCCGTACTGGCCGACCAACATAACCTACGTGCCGAGGCCCAACGACACCATAGTCATATACTGGGTCAAGGACCCCGTGACGGCATATGAGACGTTCGCCTCAGGGCAGGCCGACATAGTGGTTAGCCTGCCCGACAGCTTCATACCTAAGCTGCTGCAGCTTGAGAGTGAGGGGGAGGCCAAGGTTTATGAGTCCCCGAGCCTGCTGGAGGAGTTCTTCGGCTTCGACCTCCAGGTCAACGAGACCCTACTGCACCAGCTCAACCCGTCCTTTAACATCCCCAGCTGGTACTTCGCCAACCCGCTTGTGAGGGAGGCCTTCGCCTACGCCTTCAACTATACCCAGTACATAAATGACATAGTTGGCAACGCCAAGTACCACTTCAACTTCGGGAGCCCATACTGCGGGGCCATAATAAGGGGCCTGGACATATACATACCCCCGTCGGAGCTGACAGGCTGCCCGACCTTCAACCTGACATACGCAAAGTGGCTGCTTGAGGAGAGCGGCTTCTACAACATAAGCGTTTACTTCCCGATAGTGATCCAGAGCGGCGACACCACTGACTACACGGCTGCCGAGATGTGGGCCCAGGCGCTCCACAACATAGACCCAAACATAAACGCGGTGCCGCTCTACCTCCCGTGGCCCCTCATGCTCTCATACTGGGTCCCTGACCTGAACCCCATGGCTATCTGGAATAGCGGCTACGTGGCCGACTACCCGCTGGCGTCAGACATGATGAACGCCCAGTACACTGGCATGGTCTGGGCTGACCCGGACGGCTGGAACGTCACCTACCTGGAGAACCTCAGCGCCTACTTCAACGCCTCTAAGATAAGCTGGCCAGGGCTTAGCCCGAGCCTTGAGCCCCAGATCGGCAAGCTGCTCTGGCAGGAGGCCATGGAGTATCAGGAGCTGCAGGACCTGATGGCCGAGGCCGACGGCGTCGAGCTCACCAACGCCACGGCCTCAATACACCTGTTCAGGCAGGCCGAGGACCTTGCGGTGCAGCTGTACTTCTATGTCTACACTATTCAGCCCAACAGCTACTGGGTGGTCAAGCCCTACATGGCTGGCTACTTGGGGACAGTGACGTGGGAGGAGAACCCAATGATAGCGGGGGGCAACGACAACATATTCTGGTGGTGGGTCAAGGCGTAG